The DNA segment CTGCTGCCGAAGACCGACTTGTTCGACTGATCGACACATTGTAGATTTTCGGGTATTTTCAGTGCTCAACTGATGTGATACTATACGGCAACATGGAGAAGCCGTCATCAATCCTTATGGTCCGTCCTCATCGCTTTGGCTATAACCGCCAGACTGCGGTCGATAACCACTACCAGACCCCTGCGGGGACGGTTCGAAACGCCCGCGGCCGTGCTCAGGATGAGTTTGATACCTTAGTCGGTGTGTTGACCGATCATCACGTCGATATCACAGTCGTCAACGATACGCCAACCCCTCATACTCCCGACTCGCTCTTCCCCAACAATTGGTTCAGTACTCATAGCGATGGTCAGGTTATTATCTATCCTATGAAGGCCGAGAATCGTCGCCACGAGATAAACAAAGAGGTCTTGCCAACCCTTCGTGAGAAATTTAGGGTTGAATCGGTACTCGACTTGAGTCACCATGCAGAGACTGAGCGGTATCTCGAGGGAACGGGAAGTATCGTGTTTGATCACGTACATAGAGTTGCGTATGCCGGCTACTCGCAGCGTACTGATCCTGAGCTACTCGCATTTGTTTCTGAGCAACTCGGCTATACCGTTGTTGGATTTCATGCAACAGATACCGAAAACCGACCGATTTATCACACCAATGTTTTAATGGCGATTGCTGATCGTTATGCTGTCGTCTGTTTGGAGGCTCTCCGTGAACATGCTGATGTAACACGGCTCAGAAGTCGCTTGGAAGCATCTGACAAGAGAGTGATTGAGATAACCCAAGGTCAAGTTCAACAATTTGCGGGGAATATGCTGCAGGTATGGGACCATGCAGGTAATCCTTTTCTTGTCATGTCCGAACAGGCACGACAGTCGCTTACGGAGTCTCAGCTCTCGGAATTAGAATCTTATAACCCGCTCATTTCAAGCGCCATTCCCACTATCGAGAAGCTGGGGGGCGGTAGCGTTCGTTGCATGATGGCGGAGATTTACCTCACTCCGCATCAGTGATATCATTAATATTTTTGATGTTGTGCTTGACTTTCGATCACTAGCTCAAGCTGCATTAAATTTACGAACGGAATATCATCTGCTAGAACCTGGTCCTGAAAGCTAAGGTAGGAAATATTGAGTGTATCACCTACGGCGACCTGGAAGCCGTTATTGCTCGTAGGACGTGCATTGAAACCATTGACAGTGTTAGCGTCCGTATGAACAGTCACTATGCGACCTGCACGTGTTTGTATGGTGATTTTGTCGCGACCAATCGACTGAATCACACCCGATGTTTCCTTCCACTTTGCACTATTTATGTAGTCCCCGGCTCCGTTCCGCCAAAACACGATGATATTATCGGTACTCAATGGACAGAAATCGATGGCATTGTGCGTGCAAGGTCTACTAAGAACGAGATCTTTAAACCCGTAATAATACTCTAGCGGATAGCTTAGCTGCACTAGTGCGACAAGTTTTGTATCGTCGCGAAGCGTATCGCTTGAGCATGAGACTGCCGTACAGTCATCTTGGTTTTTCTGGTCGATGTCTTGGCGAGTGACAAGAAGCACTGCTTTTGATGCATCAAGCTTGTCTATCGTCGACAGCTGTCCGTCAATAAGTATCTTGGTGTCAGATTCGACTTTTGTCGTCTGCTGATCATTGTCTGATTGTTGAAGCAAGAACTCACTGGTTGTAATCGATTGACGTGTCATCGATATATTCTTTAACGGATTACTAACAAGTGTCATGGCTACATGGCTAACATAGCCGGGAATTGAGTGATTGATCGTACTTGAATCATTTGGCCATGTTTGCACGGCCCATTGGATGACCGCTTGTTGCTCGCAGTAGGTGCTCATCAATCGCTGCACATCGGTGTCGCTGAGAGTCGCACCTTTTTTTAGCTTGTATTCGTAGGTGAGATTACCCGGCTCGCACCCCTCTGTTTTGATTGAATATGTTTTTCGTCCGTCGCTATCAAGTGATGAGGTGACTGCTGTATGTGAACGTGTCCAGAAATACGTAATGGCATAGGCGGTCGAAGACAAAGCGCCAATTGCCAAAAGTACTACAAGTACGATAAATACCGGCCCCCGACGGCGTAGACTAGCAAAGACGCTCCGAGATGTCTTGGTATTGATGATGCGTTTCATCACGGCGTCGGTGAATTGTTTATCGGCAGGTGCAGCGTCTGGTCGTGCCGCAATTAACATATAGTCCGATTTCATGATAACTCCTTTCGTAACTGAGCTTTCGCGCGTTTTATCCATGTCCCCACAGTACTGACAGGTACTGAGAGCTCGGCGGCAATCGTCTGATAGCGCTTTCCTTCCCAAAAGTAGGCCTCGATAACGCGCGCATATTCTGGTGGTTGTAATGCATGTACAGTATCGCGGATTTCTCTCTTTTCACTTTGAGTAAGTACAGGCAGTTCTTGAGGGATCATCTCTATCTCAGCAAGGTCAATCTTTTTATGACTTCTCCGTAGCTGGTCTTTCGCCAAATTTGTTGCTATCTGGTACAGCCAGGTCGAAAACGCCCCCTTAGTTTCGTTGTACGACTTGAGAGCTTGATAAGCACGGACAAATGCTTCTTGTGCGATATCCTCTGCTAGATCGCGATCCTTAACTATATTGTCACAATGAATGATGAGGCCTGTCTGATATCGATCCACAAGTGCGCTATATGCCTGTGTCTCCCCATTTTTTATAAGTGTGATTAGTTTTTCTTCGTGCATTACCTTCATTATACGAAGTTATCAAGTGGATTATTTCAAAAACAAAGACGCCCCTGTTTATTGGGGCGTTTTTGTTAATTACAAGTGTAATTATTTGGTGATGTTGGTGACAACACCTGCGCCGACAGTACGGCCACCTTCGCGGATAGCGAAGTCTTGACCTTTGTCCATAGCGATAGGAGCAAGCAACTTAACCTTGAAGGTCACTTGATCACCTGGCATGACCATTTCTTTGTCAGCAGGTAGTTCAACTTCACCCGTCACGTCAGTGGTGCGGAAGTAGAACTGTGGCTTGTAGCCCTTGCTAAACGGTGTGTGGCGTCCGCCTTCTTCTTTCTTGAGAATATAGACTTCGGCTTCAAACTCGGTGTGAGGTGTCAGAGTACCTGGTTTGACTACTACCTGACCACGCTCGATTTGCTCGCGCTCGATACCGCGAAGCAAGAGACCAGCGTTGTCGCCAGCCTGACCTTGATCGAGGTTCTTCTTGAACGCCTCGATGCCGGTAACAACTGAGGTCTGTGTATCTTTGAGTCCGACAATCTCAACTGCATCGTTGATCTTGACAACACCTTGTTCGATACGACCGGTCGCAACTGTACCGCGACCCTTGATCGAAAAGACATCTTCGATTGGCATGAGGAACGGCTTGTCAAGGTCACGCTTTGGCTCATCGATATAATCATCGAGTGCCTTGACGAGTTCCATGACTGCATCTTCGTTAGCTGCATCGCCTTCGAGAGCTTTCGTTGCACTACCCTTGATGATAGGTGCATTGTCGCCATCGTAGCCGTTCTTGGTGAGGAGCTCACGAACGTCCATCTCGACGAGTTCGACGAGTTCAGGATCTGCAAGGTCCATCTTGTTGAGGAAGACGACGATCTTTGGCACACCAACCTGGTGGGCAAGCAGAACGTGCTCGCGGGTCTGTGGCAATGGGCCATCGTTTGCAGCAACCACGAGGATAGCACCGTCGATCTGAGCGGCACCCGTGATCATGTTCTTGACATAGTCGGCGTGGCCTGGCATGTCAACGTGCGCATAGTGGCGCTTTTCTGACTCGTACTCCTGGTGGGAACTCGCAATGGTGATACCACGTGCTTTCTCCTCGGGAGCGTTGTCGATTTGGTCGTAGGCGACCGGCTTGTTTGTGTCACTAGGGAGCTTTTTTGCAAGCACCGCAGTGATAGCTGCTGTCAGCGTTGTCTTACCATGGTCGACGTGACCCATAGTACCGACGTTGACGTGAGGCTTTGAACGATCAAAGTCTGCCATAAAGGTGTATTCTCCTAATTATTATTATTACGTATTCACGACGCGAGCCGAGGTCGCACAAAAACAAACCCGTTTTCATACAAACCAACACGCGCCGCGCGTATGGTCTTATTATAAATGAGGCTTTATCAGATGTAAAGAGGCATATACTACCACGGCTTTTTGATTGAATAATCTGCCTCTCTCGAGCGATAATCACTCTCTTGGCGACGTACTTCGCCCTCTTCGATTAGTTTTTCAAGCTTATCCATCTGGTCCTTTGACGGAGCTTGATTAGCTTCTTCCACCTCCTTTCCTGTGCTATTTGGGTCTTGGTAGCTTTTTTTCTTTATAGCATTTGTAACCGAAGAAAGCTTTTCGGCAATACGCATACTTAATTTCTCGTACTCCTTAAAACAATCGTTGTTTGCCCTTATCTCCCCAATCGCTTTTGTGTAGTACTGGATTGCTTCTTCCGGCTTTGCACGAGCAATAGCATCATCACCAGCGAGCTCTGTAGCGAGCACAGACTGAGTACGTATAAAGCATTTTTTGTCCTCTGGCGCTAACACTATTGCTGTCCTAAACTGTTCGATCGCAAGATCAAATTGTTTCTGATGCATGGCAACAATTGCTTTATTAAATGGAACCTTATACTTTTCAAGTACTGTACCATATGCCGCGTAGTTCAACCACTGTTCCGCAGTGGTATAATCACCTCTATCTGTGGCCTGTATTGCGACTATCGTCGCGACTGTCGGTAGAGCAAGCCAACATGCTAACCCTACCAAAACCAACATTAGAGGCAACGACCATCGAAATAACGTACGTCTCCGCGCGTATCGTCTCGCTTCAAAGTCGAGCTTAGTAATATCGAGAGGACGCTCCACTGTGGCCATACTACTCAACCCCTTTCATACCTAGGTGTATCGTAGGTAGTATTTCCATAAACCACCAAACAAGAAGAAGCGTCATAACGATGCTTAGCATCCAATACGTACTCAAGTAAAACAATACCTCTCGGTGCGTATCGACGACAACCTCCAATCGACTCTCACTCACAATAGCATCAATCGGCTCGTTCTGATTTGTTCTATGAAAATACTTTAATCCTAGGCTCTCAGCGATTGTGCGAAGATTACGTTCATCGACTTTCGATACAGCACGGCCTCCTGGCTTCGTTGCTATCTCACTATAGTCCGGAACATATTTAAACGACTCAGCTATCTTAACGTTGCGTATGCCATAGTAAGTAGTCATGTATGCTCCAGCTTCTGTACCATAACCCAGTACGGCTCCTCCGTCTATCATTGGCCTCAATTCTGCAAATGAGCGTGGTACATTGCTACTCGTCTGCTCCCCATCTCCAATGTAAAAGAATAACCTACCTCTGTCGGGGTGTGACTCCCCACTTTTTTCGAGTAAACGCTTCACTACATCGATGGGCTTATCAATGCTCGTTCCGGTAGAGTAATTTGAATTTTCAAGATCAAGTACTTTTACTGCTGTCATGACTGCGCTAGCATCCGTTGTGAGCGGAACACTGACTCGCGCACTTGAGTCAAAAGTTACAATTGCAATATGGGCGCCATTAATCTTATGAATTAGCTTCATGAGATCTGTCCGAGCTCCCTCAATACGTGGTTGTTGATCACTGTAATCAAGCGCCGACATACTTGTTGTTCGATCAATTGCGATAACTACATCGACATTTAGCATCCCCGCGGGAGATCTCCCGCCAGGATAGCTCGGCCCCAGCGCTATCAGAATCAAGACGATGCCCATGGCAACACCACGCCAGTATGCATGTGACCGTAGCCCGCTACCTTTGGTTCTGATAACAGATAGTATGCAAGCAACGAGAAAACAACTTCCACATGCGATAATAACCCAGTAAGGAACGAGTGGCTGTAAAATCATAACTTCAAGCTCCTTATTACTAACACAAGACAAATTATGGTGATAGCTAATATAATGAAACTAGGTCCAGGAGTATCAGTCGTTGTATATTGCGACTCACCGACAAAGAGTTTCGCCTCTTGCTGAGATATCTTTTGAACCACATCTGAGATCACGTCTACCGAAGAAAGCCGGTAGTAGGCTCCACTTGTCATTATCGTGTAAAGCTTCAGAGTTTCATGCTCCTTAAAACTAGTGTCAGGTTCGTTTGGATCAGACTGTCGCGTCGCGTCATTATAGACACCTGGATCAAGAGAGTAGACGCGAATGTTTTTTTGTTTTGCAAGCATCATCGACTGTTCCGTCGTGATTATTCCTTGAGTTTTTGGATCTCCACCACCAAACTCGTTGTCCGTCGCAAGAATAATTGATTGTGAGCGACCAGTTGTGTTCTCACCGAGATGCTTAACACACCCTGCTAGACCCAATCCAATATTTGATGTTGGCAGATCACTGCGGAACAAAAGAGTCCCTCCTATGAATCGTTGGTACTCTTCAAATTGATCTGATGAAGCGGATTGGGGATTAATGGAGAGGGCCTTTTTTATCTCAACTAATTTTTCCTGAATCAAATTATAGTCATCTGTCAGAGGAAAAACCTGCGAACCGACCATGTTAAAAATATCAAGTCCTACTCGTTGTCCTCGGAAGCTAGTAATGAGATGTAAGTATGTATCAACCAATGATTCATCCACTGCCCTCATAGAACCCGACACATCTAGACATAGCATGATATCTCTATTTCGTTCGGAAGGCGTAATGATGTTTTGTTCAGATGGACGAAGTGTCAATAATAACGATGCGCAGAGAGCTAAACAAAAGAGTATTAGTACAGCTAAAGTCATGAAACGATACCGTTGCGCAATACGCTTGTACTCGGATAATCGAGTAATCCGGCTACTATGAGCCGTCCGAATAATTACACGAGAGGACCTCGTATATTTTTTAAGCCAACTTCGTTTATAAGCAATTCCTAAAATGATTGCTAGTACCAACCACACGACGATGAACCATAGGTTTAAGAAGACCATTCGCTCACTACCTTTCGTGCACCTGCCAACGCTTCGTCGACATTGCCATTTTCTACAACGGAGAACTCGGGCGCATAGTACCCCTCGATTATAGGAACTAGCTTGGTATGACGAGAACGTTTCAGATCGGCTAGTGTCATAGTCGCCACCGATGATTGAGTAGCATGAGACGCAAATTGTCTCACTACAGTTGATAATTGCTGGTGAAGAACACGAGCGTAGATAGTTCGACTACGATACTCATGCTCAATAGCGTCGATTTTTTCTAGGTATTCACTTTTGAGTAGTGTCAAATCCATGGCGAGAGAAGGAGCTGGCGAAAGAGATGCAAGGGTTTTTTGTTGACGGCGACGCGTTATCAACAGGATACTTACAAGAATAGTACTAAGTAAAACGATGCATCCGCCAGCATAAATCATAGCCAGCGGACCCTGTGACAGCAAAGGTGACAAATCAGGTATATCGTGCACTTCGATGCCTTTCTAAGAGGCGAAATACTTTGGGCACTGCTTCTTCCTCAGACGATACTGTCTCTGTCGCTATAGCCATACGGTTTAACTCACGTTCAAACTTCTGGCGGTTTTCTGCTTCTTCACGCCGAAAAGCAGCCATGACAGTTTTATTTCGCCGAATAAAGGCCGGTAGTATATGCCCAATCTGCTCTACGTCCGCGATAAACGAGCGCATCGTCAGGTCAGCATCAGATACGCGCAGCCATAGTATTTCGTGCTGTGCGCGTAGCCTCTTTACGACACTGCGCACTGACTCATCAAACTCAATTTCATCAGATATGACAACTACTATCATCTTGCGTCGAACATTTCGCACAACGTACTCAAGTTGGCTCGCAATATTACTCTCATCAGACTCGTCAACAACAGAAGTATCAATGACTTGAAGTAACCGTTCTAGATGAGTCATGCCCGTCTTGAGCGGGTGATAGCGTGAATGCCCTTTGTCTCCAGAAACCATCCCCACTAGATCGCCGTGTTTTAACGCAACTGTTCCGATAACTCCGGCAAGCATGATGACTGTGTCCTTTTTTGAAGAGCCACTATCCGTTACTGCTGTCATATTTCTCCCCGTATCAATGACAAGCATGATGTTATGTTTGCGAACGGCAATATAGCGTCGAATACGCGTAGCTCCGCTCCGTGCTGTTGCTTTCCAGTCAATATCCTTTATATCATCTCCCGGAATGTACTCGCGAAGATCATCGAAATCCATACTCCTTCCCTTAAAAACCGAGCCATACTCGCCAACTAGCACCCCCCGCACTCTCTCGTGTGCGTATATTGCCATCTTGGCCTTAACGTTTGTTAGCAAGCTACCCATAGACTACGGTGCAGTAACTGCCCCAAAAATCGCATCGATAATTGCTTCTGGATGAATCTGATCTGCAATAGCCTCAAAGTTCAAGATTATGCGATGTCGCAAGACGCTATGACGAAGTTCTTTAACGTCCTCAGGTATAACGTAGTTGCGTCCATTGATAATCGCAAGTGCTTTCGCAACCTGTTGAAAAGCAATACTAGCGCGCGGACTTCCTCCGTACTGTATATATTTTGCATAGTCCTGACTAATATAGGTACTCGGCTGACGAGTTGCTGCTACGATTGTTACGATATATTGTTTTATAGCGTCATCAATATAGACCTTATTAACTAATTCTTGGAGAGCAAGTATATCATCGATTTCAACATGAGCAGATACACCCGATTTTGCATCTTCGCCTAAAATGCCTGATTCAATACGTTTGAGTATCTCAAGTTCCTGCGAAACTGTCGGGTAGTCGAGTACTTCTTTGAGTAAGAATCGATCAAGTTGGGCCTCTGGAAGTTCATAAGTACCCTCCTGCTCGATGGGGTTTTGGGTAGCAAGAACAACAAATGGTTTCGGCAATGGGTAATTTGTTCCGCCAATACTTGTCTGTCTCTCCTGCATCGCTTCGAGCATCGCGCTCTGTGTCTTTGCGCTGCTTCGATTTATCTCATCTAGCAAAATAAAATTTGCATGAACAGGACCGAGTTGCGTACGGAACTCACCCTTTGAGTAGTCGTATATTTGCGTACCGATAATATCGCTTGGCAGCAGATCCGGTGTACACTGGATGCGCTTAAAGCTAGCATTAACTGATTTGGCAAGCGTATGAGCCGCAGTTGTTTTTGCTAGACCCGGTACACTCTCAAGAAGAACATGACCACCCGTTATCATACTGACAAGTAACGCCGTCTTGAGGTTTTCTTGACCAACGACATGTTGGCCAAACACCTCAGCTATTGTTGCGAGGACGTTCCGCGCACGATCCATTTGCTCTTGCCCAATACTATTTGTACCCGGCATTGAGAAATCCTCTGTTGGTGATTGTAGTGGTTGTCCTTGCTCTTGTTCCATGTACTCTCCTTTTCCCGTCTTATGCCCAATATTGCGCGATGTATACGGCAAGCTTTTGCTTCTCCTCATCGCTGTATATATCTTGATTCTCGAAATAATGATCCTCACCCATAACAGACGAGGGCAGTACATCGAGTATAATTGATTCATCGGTGTTTATACGAAACTGTTCAGAAACATCTATGGTTACATTGCCGACGGCTCCATAAACCCTGTGTGGAGTAAGGGGCTTAAGGAGAAGCTTGGCAACTTCTAGC comes from the Candidatus Saccharimonas aalborgensis genome and includes:
- the ctlX gene encoding citrulline utilization hydrolase CtlX translates to MEKPSSILMVRPHRFGYNRQTAVDNHYQTPAGTVRNARGRAQDEFDTLVGVLTDHHVDITVVNDTPTPHTPDSLFPNNWFSTHSDGQVIIYPMKAENRRHEINKEVLPTLREKFRVESVLDLSHHAETERYLEGTGSIVFDHVHRVAYAGYSQRTDPELLAFVSEQLGYTVVGFHATDTENRPIYHTNVLMAIADRYAVVCLEALREHADVTRLRSRLEASDKRVIEITQGQVQQFAGNMLQVWDHAGNPFLVMSEQARQSLTESQLSELESYNPLISSAIPTIEKLGGGSVRCMMAEIYLTPHQ
- a CDS encoding RNA polymerase sigma factor, coding for MHEEKLITLIKNGETQAYSALVDRYQTGLIIHCDNIVKDRDLAEDIAQEAFVRAYQALKSYNETKGAFSTWLYQIATNLAKDQLRRSHKKIDLAEIEMIPQELPVLTQSEKREIRDTVHALQPPEYARVIEAYFWEGKRYQTIAAELSVPVSTVGTWIKRAKAQLRKELS
- the tuf gene encoding elongation factor Tu — encoded protein: MADFDRSKPHVNVGTMGHVDHGKTTLTAAITAVLAKKLPSDTNKPVAYDQIDNAPEEKARGITIASSHQEYESEKRHYAHVDMPGHADYVKNMITGAAQIDGAILVVAANDGPLPQTREHVLLAHQVGVPKIVVFLNKMDLADPELVELVEMDVRELLTKNGYDGDNAPIIKGSATKALEGDAANEDAVMELVKALDDYIDEPKRDLDKPFLMPIEDVFSIKGRGTVATGRIEQGVVKINDAVEIVGLKDTQTSVVTGIEAFKKNLDQGQAGDNAGLLLRGIEREQIERGQVVVKPGTLTPHTEFEAEVYILKKEEGGRHTPFSKGYKPQFYFRTTDVTGEVELPADKEMVMPGDQVTFKVKLLAPIAMDKGQDFAIREGGRTVGAGVVTNITK
- a CDS encoding vWA domain-containing protein, which codes for MGIVLILIALGPSYPGGRSPAGMLNVDVVIAIDRTTSMSALDYSDQQPRIEGARTDLMKLIHKINGAHIAIVTFDSSARVSVPLTTDASAVMTAVKVLDLENSNYSTGTSIDKPIDVVKRLLEKSGESHPDRGRLFFYIGDGEQTSSNVPRSFAELRPMIDGGAVLGYGTEAGAYMTTYYGIRNVKIAESFKYVPDYSEIATKPGGRAVSKVDERNLRTIAESLGLKYFHRTNQNEPIDAIVSESRLEVVVDTHREVLFYLSTYWMLSIVMTLLLVWWFMEILPTIHLGMKGVE
- a CDS encoding vWA domain-containing protein, which produces MRAVDESLVDTYLHLITSFRGQRVGLDIFNMVGSQVFPLTDDYNLIQEKLVEIKKALSINPQSASSDQFEEYQRFIGGTLLFRSDLPTSNIGLGLAGCVKHLGENTTGRSQSIILATDNEFGGGDPKTQGIITTEQSMMLAKQKNIRVYSLDPGVYNDATRQSDPNEPDTSFKEHETLKLYTIMTSGAYYRLSSVDVISDVVQKISQQEAKLFVGESQYTTTDTPGPSFIILAITIICLVLVIRSLKL
- a CDS encoding DUF58 domain-containing protein, encoding MDFDDLREYIPGDDIKDIDWKATARSGATRIRRYIAVRKHNIMLVIDTGRNMTAVTDSGSSKKDTVIMLAGVIGTVALKHGDLVGMVSGDKGHSRYHPLKTGMTHLERLLQVIDTSVVDESDESNIASQLEYVVRNVRRKMIVVVISDEIEFDESVRSVVKRLRAQHEILWLRVSDADLTMRSFIADVEQIGHILPAFIRRNKTVMAAFRREEAENRQKFERELNRMAIATETVSSEEEAVPKVFRLLERHRSARYT
- a CDS encoding AAA family ATPase; amino-acid sequence: MEQEQGQPLQSPTEDFSMPGTNSIGQEQMDRARNVLATIAEVFGQHVVGQENLKTALLVSMITGGHVLLESVPGLAKTTAAHTLAKSVNASFKRIQCTPDLLPSDIIGTQIYDYSKGEFRTQLGPVHANFILLDEINRSSAKTQSAMLEAMQERQTSIGGTNYPLPKPFVVLATQNPIEQEGTYELPEAQLDRFLLKEVLDYPTVSQELEILKRIESGILGEDAKSGVSAHVEIDDILALQELVNKVYIDDAIKQYIVTIVAATRQPSTYISQDYAKYIQYGGSPRASIAFQQVAKALAIINGRNYVIPEDVKELRHSVLRHRIILNFEAIADQIHPEAIIDAIFGAVTAP